Proteins from a genomic interval of Stenotrophomonas sp. 24(2023):
- a CDS encoding efflux transporter outer membrane subunit, which translates to MTTCLRRLGTLGLALSLAGCVSGPDYHLPASAAAVAPAARGAFVSATTAVSTQADLPDHWWRLYDDPQLEAYVAEALRANTDLRVADANLRRASARVRQSRAYGGVDTATTASATFADVGGYALATTSVPQVYALGITLSYPLDLAGGIRRGIEAASADADAVAAARDHVRTAVAAAVTRAYLGACSANRTLAATQQVLDTQRATLEATTRLAAGGRGTDFDVSRARAAVNRGAAALPRLVADRQAAVFTLGALMGRLPADAPQAAARCTQPPQLRQPIPVGNGWQLIQRRPDIRAAERQLAAATARIGIETADLYPQVSIGASAGTAGTFRRLLSGDSFGATFGPLLSWHWPNRTLAKARIDAAGADADAALASFDGTVLQALRQTESALSSYAREMEREQSLARARDDARRASAQASRLYQSGKIGFLDVLSAQAALADAESALEASRAQSADRQVDLFLALGGGWSAMDDGAGHSR; encoded by the coding sequence GTGACGACCTGCCTGCGTCGCCTGGGCACGCTCGGCCTGGCGCTGTCGCTGGCCGGCTGCGTGTCCGGCCCGGACTACCACCTGCCCGCCAGTGCCGCTGCGGTGGCACCGGCAGCGCGCGGTGCCTTCGTCTCCGCCACCACGGCGGTCTCTACCCAGGCCGACCTGCCCGACCACTGGTGGCGGCTGTATGACGACCCGCAGCTGGAGGCCTACGTGGCCGAGGCGCTGCGCGCCAACACCGATCTGCGCGTGGCCGACGCCAACCTGCGCCGTGCCTCGGCACGGGTGCGGCAATCCCGGGCATACGGCGGGGTGGATACCGCCACGACGGCGTCGGCGACGTTCGCCGATGTCGGTGGCTACGCGCTGGCCACCACGTCGGTGCCCCAGGTCTATGCGCTGGGCATCACCTTGTCCTACCCGCTGGATCTGGCCGGCGGCATCCGCCGGGGCATCGAAGCGGCCAGCGCCGATGCCGACGCCGTGGCCGCCGCACGCGACCATGTGCGGACGGCGGTGGCCGCAGCGGTCACCCGTGCCTATCTGGGCGCCTGTTCGGCCAACCGCACACTGGCCGCCACGCAGCAGGTGCTGGACACACAGCGCGCCACGCTGGAGGCCACCACCCGGCTGGCAGCGGGGGGCCGCGGCACGGATTTCGATGTCAGCCGCGCGCGCGCCGCCGTGAACCGCGGCGCGGCGGCGTTGCCGCGCCTGGTGGCCGATCGGCAGGCGGCGGTATTCACCCTGGGCGCACTGATGGGCCGGCTGCCGGCCGACGCCCCGCAGGCGGCGGCACGCTGCACGCAGCCACCGCAGCTTCGCCAGCCCATTCCGGTCGGCAACGGCTGGCAGCTGATCCAGCGCCGCCCGGACATCCGTGCCGCCGAACGCCAGCTGGCCGCCGCCACCGCGAGGATCGGGATCGAGACCGCCGACCTCTATCCGCAGGTCAGCATCGGTGCTTCGGCAGGGACCGCCGGTACGTTCAGGCGGCTGCTGTCCGGTGACAGCTTCGGCGCCACCTTCGGGCCGCTGTTGTCCTGGCACTGGCCGAACCGCACACTGGCCAAGGCACGCATCGATGCGGCCGGGGCCGATGCCGACGCCGCGCTGGCATCGTTCGACGGCACGGTGCTGCAGGCCCTGCGGCAGACCGAGAGTGCGCTGTCATCGTATGCCCGGGAAATGGAGCGCGAGCAGAGCCTGGCCCGCGCCCGTGACGATGCCCGCCGTGCCAGTGCACAGGCCAGCAGGCTCTACCAGTCCGGCAAGATCGGCTTCCTGGACGTGCTGTCCGCGCAAGCCGCACTGGCCGACGCCGAATCGGCGCTGGAAGCCTCACGCGCACAATCGGCCGACCGCCAGGTGGACCTGTTCCTGGCACTGGGCGGGGGATGGTCGGCGATGGATGACGGGGCCGGGCACAGCCGATGA
- a CDS encoding DUF1656 domain-containing protein has translation MVPDLSIDGVFIPGLVNVAVIALLLALLATRGLARLGLYRVFANGPLVGLSLFVIFTALLTRFAPLLEN, from the coding sequence ATGGTGCCTGACCTTTCCATCGATGGTGTGTTCATTCCCGGCCTGGTCAACGTCGCGGTGATCGCCCTGCTGCTGGCGCTGCTGGCAACGCGCGGCCTGGCGCGCCTGGGGCTGTACCGCGTGTTTGCCAACGGCCCGCTGGTCGGCCTGTCCCTGTTCGTGATTTTCACCGCGCTGCTCACCCGCTTCGCGCCCCTGCTCGAGAACTGA
- a CDS encoding serine hydrolase domain-containing protein, translating into MTISFLPCLVSRHLRATTLWVAAIVAGITGTLGAPATASPVLPDTPAGAIAGHLLAQINMADPARIQQWAPSVLSPRIGAEDSNAFIGDLTSAARDSGGVDLFDVRTDPRQPGLLEVAVKGRRDGRRALLWLAADPDQPAQLSQAMAVAMDDPAVYAGWPSTGTPATPALARLIRQALDHLVRSDDFSGCIAVQREGQIIFNECRGQAERSFQVPATPQTRFHIGSMNKMFTAVAIAQLVEAGKLSWQDTLAQHLPEYPDQATAGKITLWQLLHHTAGLGDFLVPEYFEHAQRFVEPADYLELIARQPLAGEPGTQWRYSNAGYMLLGRVIEKASGQRYTDYLQHHVFGPAAMADSGFDAIDEVVPRLAVGYYRDGLFATDWKAAWLKLGYKGGPAGGGYSTTADLLKFATALRAGRLVRPATLAAMFDDRVPAGPGSYAAGFGDRLSQGRHIRGHAGGIEGTTANLAIVWETGAAVAMTSNQGASQNWMLAERIADLLAAGDASR; encoded by the coding sequence GTGACCATTTCCTTCCTTCCCTGCCTGGTGTCCCGCCACCTCAGGGCCACCACGCTGTGGGTGGCCGCGATCGTGGCCGGCATCACCGGCACCCTTGGCGCTCCGGCCACGGCCAGCCCCGTGTTGCCGGACACGCCGGCCGGGGCGATTGCCGGCCACCTGCTGGCCCAGATCAACATGGCCGATCCGGCCCGCATCCAGCAGTGGGCACCCTCGGTGCTGTCGCCCCGTATCGGTGCGGAAGACAGCAACGCCTTCATCGGTGACCTGACATCAGCCGCTCGCGACAGTGGTGGCGTGGACCTGTTCGATGTCCGTACCGATCCCCGTCAGCCCGGCCTGCTTGAAGTGGCCGTCAAAGGCCGCCGCGATGGCCGGCGTGCCCTGCTCTGGCTCGCTGCCGACCCGGACCAGCCTGCACAGCTGTCGCAGGCCATGGCCGTTGCGATGGACGATCCGGCCGTGTATGCGGGCTGGCCCAGCACCGGCACGCCGGCGACACCGGCATTGGCGCGCCTGATCCGCCAGGCGCTGGACCACCTTGTACGCAGCGATGATTTCTCCGGCTGCATCGCGGTGCAGCGCGAAGGCCAGATCATCTTCAACGAATGCCGGGGCCAGGCGGAGCGCAGCTTCCAGGTGCCCGCCACACCACAGACGCGCTTCCACATCGGTTCGATGAACAAGATGTTCACCGCCGTGGCCATCGCGCAGCTGGTCGAGGCCGGCAAGCTGTCATGGCAGGACACGCTCGCCCAGCATCTGCCGGAGTATCCCGACCAGGCAACCGCCGGGAAGATCACGCTATGGCAGCTGCTGCACCATACCGCTGGCCTGGGCGACTTCCTGGTCCCGGAGTACTTTGAACATGCCCAGCGCTTCGTCGAACCGGCCGACTATCTGGAGCTGATCGCCCGCCAGCCGCTGGCCGGCGAGCCCGGCACGCAATGGCGCTACAGCAACGCCGGCTACATGCTGCTGGGCCGTGTCATCGAAAAGGCCTCCGGCCAGCGCTACACCGACTACCTGCAGCACCACGTGTTCGGCCCGGCGGCGATGGCCGACAGCGGCTTCGATGCCATCGACGAGGTGGTGCCCCGGCTGGCCGTGGGCTATTACCGCGACGGGCTGTTCGCCACCGACTGGAAAGCGGCGTGGCTCAAGCTGGGCTACAAGGGCGGGCCTGCCGGTGGCGGCTACTCCACCACTGCCGATCTGCTGAAGTTCGCCACGGCGCTGCGCGCGGGCAGGCTGGTGCGGCCGGCGACGCTGGCCGCCATGTTCGACGACCGGGTGCCGGCCGGCCCCGGCAGCTATGCCGCCGGCTTCGGTGACCGCCTCTCGCAGGGGCGCCATATCCGCGGGCATGCCGGTGGCATCGAAGGCACCACCGCCAACCTGGCCATCGTGTGGGAAACCGGTGCCGCCGTTGCCATGACCAGCAACCAGGGCGCATCGCAGAACTGGATGCTGGCCGAACGCATCGCCGATCTGCTGGCCGCCGGGGACGCATCGCGCTGA
- a CDS encoding biotin/lipoyl-binding protein → MKPMLVALGRWSATLCLFALAVIAALSIWNRYERHPWTRDGRVRADVVRVASDQGGLVTQVRVHDNQRVSAGQLLLVLDQPRFAAALEKADARVRSAQATLALARRESTRDIALGNLVAVETREQNAARVDTEVAGLAQAQAERNVALLNLQRTEVRATADGIVTNLDLHPGDFLQPGAQAMALVATGSLRIEGYFEETKLNCITEGDPATARLMGDARDLHGQVESIAAGIADDQRSSTHNLLPAVAPTYQWVRLAQRIPVRIQLDDVPPDTRLIIGRSASVTVTPSLQGNCK, encoded by the coding sequence ATGAAACCGATGCTCGTTGCCCTTGGCCGCTGGAGCGCCACGCTCTGCCTGTTTGCCCTGGCCGTGATTGCCGCACTGTCGATCTGGAACCGTTACGAGCGCCACCCGTGGACGCGTGATGGCCGTGTGCGTGCCGATGTGGTCCGCGTGGCCTCGGACCAGGGCGGGCTGGTCACCCAGGTACGGGTGCACGACAACCAGCGGGTCAGCGCCGGCCAGCTGTTGCTGGTGCTGGACCAGCCGCGCTTTGCCGCCGCACTGGAAAAGGCCGATGCGCGTGTCCGCAGCGCGCAGGCCACGCTGGCCCTGGCCCGCCGCGAATCCACGCGTGACATCGCCCTGGGCAACCTGGTGGCCGTGGAAACCCGCGAACAGAACGCGGCCAGGGTCGATACCGAAGTTGCCGGGCTGGCGCAGGCACAGGCCGAACGGAACGTCGCACTGCTGAACCTGCAGCGCACCGAAGTGCGCGCCACCGCCGATGGCATCGTGACCAACCTGGACCTGCACCCGGGCGACTTCCTGCAGCCCGGTGCGCAGGCCATGGCACTGGTGGCCACCGGCAGCCTGCGCATCGAGGGCTACTTCGAGGAAACCAAGCTCAACTGCATCACCGAAGGCGACCCGGCAACGGCGCGGCTGATGGGCGATGCCCGCGACCTGCACGGGCAGGTGGAAAGCATCGCCGCCGGCATCGCCGATGACCAGCGTTCCAGCACGCACAACCTGTTGCCGGCGGTGGCACCCACCTATCAGTGGGTACGCCTGGCCCAGCGCATTCCCGTGCGCATCCAGCTGGACGACGTGCCGCCGGACACCCGCCTGATCATCGGCCGCTCGGCCAGCGTCACGGTCACCCCCTCCCTGCAGGGGAACTGCAAGTGA